In a genomic window of Candidatus Thiothrix sulfatifontis:
- the soxB gene encoding thiosulfohydrolase SoxB, translating into MSLTRREFMQMLAAASVAGFSLNNAFAADASKEGDKTAVKAPSNPYELPAFGNVSLMHYTDCHAQLLPIYFREPDVNLGIGSMKGAVPHLVGEHFLKKYGIGAGTMDAHAFTYIDYVEAAKKYGKVGGFAHLKTLVDQVRAQRPGSLLLDGGDTWQGSWTALKTNAQDMVDAQLALGVDVMTPHWEMTFGADRVKEIVEKDFAGKIDFVAQNVFSNDFDERVFEPFVIKEINGVPVAIIGQAFPYVPVANPKHMVADWSFGIRDDDMQQAVDDARSKGAKVVIMLSHNGMDVDLKMASKVTGIDAIMGGHTHDGVFQPVVVENAGGKTLVTNAGSNGKFLGVLDLDVKDGKVADFRYKLLPVFSNLLEANKDMQTLIDKIREPYKKELAEELAVCDDVLYRRGNFNGTFDQLICDALMEGLDAPMAFSPGFRWGTSVLPGQPITFEHVADQTAITYGTVTRNEMTGETVKSILEDVADNLFNADPYYQQGGDMVRVGGLKFTFDPTAKMGERVSDMVLDGKPLDAKKTYPVAGWASVQEEVPKNKQIWEVVADYLRDKKTIGKIELNTPKLKNVDGNEGLA; encoded by the coding sequence GTGAGTTTAACCCGTCGTGAATTTATGCAAATGTTGGCTGCTGCCAGCGTTGCCGGTTTCAGCCTGAATAACGCTTTTGCAGCAGATGCCAGCAAAGAAGGCGACAAAACCGCTGTCAAAGCCCCCAGTAACCCGTATGAACTGCCTGCTTTTGGCAATGTGTCCTTGATGCATTACACCGACTGCCACGCGCAATTATTACCGATTTACTTCCGCGAGCCGGACGTAAATCTGGGTATCGGTAGCATGAAAGGCGCAGTGCCGCACTTGGTCGGCGAACACTTCCTGAAAAAGTACGGCATCGGAGCCGGTACGATGGATGCGCACGCTTTCACCTACATTGATTACGTTGAAGCCGCGAAAAAATACGGCAAAGTCGGCGGGTTTGCCCACCTGAAAACCTTGGTTGACCAAGTGCGTGCGCAACGCCCCGGTTCATTGCTGCTGGACGGCGGTGATACTTGGCAAGGTTCGTGGACAGCCCTGAAAACCAATGCGCAAGACATGGTGGATGCACAGCTTGCCTTGGGCGTAGACGTCATGACGCCACACTGGGAAATGACCTTCGGCGCGGATCGCGTTAAAGAAATCGTCGAGAAAGATTTCGCGGGCAAAATTGATTTCGTCGCGCAAAACGTCTTCAGCAACGACTTTGATGAGCGCGTATTTGAACCGTTTGTCATCAAGGAAATCAACGGCGTACCCGTGGCGATTATTGGTCAAGCATTCCCGTATGTGCCGGTTGCCAACCCCAAACACATGGTCGCAGACTGGAGCTTTGGTATCCGTGACGACGACATGCAGCAAGCGGTTGACGATGCGCGTAGCAAAGGCGCAAAAGTCGTCATTATGCTGTCGCACAACGGCATGGACGTTGACCTGAAAATGGCCAGCAAAGTCACCGGCATTGACGCCATCATGGGCGGTCATACCCACGATGGCGTATTCCAGCCGGTTGTCGTAGAAAATGCAGGCGGTAAAACGCTGGTCACGAATGCGGGTTCCAACGGCAAGTTCCTCGGCGTACTCGATCTGGACGTGAAAGACGGAAAAGTCGCGGATTTCCGTTACAAATTGCTGCCAGTGTTCTCCAACTTGTTGGAAGCCAACAAGGACATGCAAACCCTGATCGACAAAATCCGTGAACCGTACAAGAAAGAATTGGCAGAAGAACTCGCGGTGTGCGACGACGTATTGTACCGCCGGGGCAATTTCAACGGCACTTTCGACCAGTTGATCTGCGACGCGCTGATGGAAGGCTTGGATGCACCGATGGCGTTTTCACCTGGTTTCCGTTGGGGCACAAGCGTACTGCCGGGTCAGCCGATCACGTTTGAACACGTTGCCGACCAAACCGCGATCACCTACGGCACGGTCACGCGCAACGAAATGACTGGCGAAACCGTTAAAAGCATCCTCGAAGACGTGGCTGACAACCTCTTCAATGCTGACCCTTACTACCAGCAAGGCGGCGACATGGTACGCGTGGGTGGTTTGAAATTCACCTTTGACCCGACCGCTAAAATGGGCGAACGGGTATCCGATATGGTGTTGGATGGCAAACCGTTGGATGCGAAGAAAACCTACCCCGTGGCAGGTTGGGCCAGCGTGCAAGAAGAAGTGCCTAAGAACAAACAGATTTGGGAAGTGGTCGCCGATTACCTGCGTGACAAAAAGACCATTGGCAAGATCGAACTGAATACGCCGAAACTCAAAAACGTGGACGGCAACGAAGGCTTAGCCTAA
- a CDS encoding protein-L-isoaspartate O-methyltransferase, translating to MNLEHARFNMIEQQIRPWDVLNQTILDTFGFIQRELFVPKVHQALAFADVEIPLGHGEHMMFPRVEARMLQALKISPTDTCLEIGTGSGFVTACLAHLSKHVDSVDIHAEFTRQAEERLFNLKLRNHTLHTADALREVSGTGQYDVIAVTGSIDHYLPHFETQLAPGGRLFVVVGHGAAMQAMLITREADDEFTRTNLFETHLKALVGANSDAERTFIF from the coding sequence ATGAATCTGGAACACGCCCGCTTTAATATGATCGAACAGCAAATACGCCCGTGGGACGTACTGAATCAGACCATTTTGGACACGTTTGGTTTCATTCAACGTGAATTATTTGTGCCTAAAGTTCACCAAGCTCTGGCGTTTGCGGATGTGGAAATTCCCCTAGGTCATGGCGAACACATGATGTTCCCTCGCGTCGAAGCGCGTATGTTGCAGGCACTTAAAATTTCACCCACGGACACTTGCCTAGAAATTGGCACAGGCAGCGGGTTTGTTACCGCCTGTCTTGCGCATCTTAGCAAACACGTCGACAGTGTGGATATTCATGCTGAGTTTACCCGACAAGCGGAAGAACGTTTGTTTAACCTCAAACTGCGTAACCATACGTTACACACCGCTGATGCTTTGCGTGAAGTGTCAGGTACTGGGCAATACGATGTGATTGCGGTGACAGGCTCTATTGATCATTACTTACCGCACTTTGAAACCCAACTGGCACCGGGTGGGCGGCTCTTCGTGGTGGTGGGGCACGGGGCGGCGATGCAGGCGATGCTCATCACCCGCGAAGCCGACGATGAATTTACCCGCACCAATCTGTTTGAAACCCACTTAAAAGCTTTGGTAGGCGCGAATAGCGATGCTGAGCGAACATTCATTTTTTAA
- a CDS encoding sulfurtransferase — translation MRHWTPSELAAHLKTPSQLHILDVREAWEYDIAHFEPSTLIPLGQLADKMVHLDKTHEWLVVCHHGVRSVHACYYLERNGFQVINLSGGIDRWAQEIDHNMSLY, via the coding sequence ATGCGCCACTGGACACCTAGCGAACTGGCAGCGCACTTGAAGACACCTTCCCAACTGCATATATTGGATGTTAGGGAAGCATGGGAATACGATATTGCGCACTTTGAGCCATCAACCTTGATTCCCTTAGGGCAATTAGCGGATAAAATGGTACATCTGGATAAAACGCATGAGTGGTTAGTCGTATGCCATCACGGTGTCCGCAGCGTCCACGCGTGCTATTATTTGGAACGTAATGGCTTTCAAGTGATCAATCTAAGCGGCGGAATTGACCGTTGGGCGCAAGAGATTGACCACAATATGTCACTCTACTAA
- a CDS encoding TolC family outer membrane protein, translating into MKQHTLAFLIAASLTLVTQQAQAENLLQVYQQAKGYDAQFKALESDYLAILERKPQALAALKPQVGVSAAATQSRQRTTRDASLLDSDDVGGSTSSSYSLNVSKSLYNKALNAQVEQADSVIAQASAGLEAEREGLILRVAEAYFNFLLAQDNLEFARTEKDAISRQLEQTRAYFDAGRSAITDVKEAESRYDLAVAQEINAVNQLDLGREQLRVLTGGFYQTLNAPAANLPLTVPAPTDIEQWVKTAKANNKRLIASQFAIQSAKTVIDIQRAAKKPVVDLVAKQTGSDTQSSAEIDPQNYGASVGVQVSMPLYTGGSTDSKIREAQHDFRQAQQRFEFENRTTEQQARNAFLTVQSSISQVKANQRALASAETAAEATQAGFEVGTRTAVDVLTSLRNVFSARRDYSQTRYTYLLNTLKLRQAAGTLTDKDIANMNTFMTSTPKQLAADLQPNAPAANLEDNGSFESYSATPTAAAQADKP; encoded by the coding sequence ATGAAACAACACACACTGGCATTCTTGATAGCAGCCTCCCTGACGCTGGTCACGCAACAGGCACAAGCAGAGAACCTGCTTCAGGTTTACCAACAAGCCAAAGGGTATGACGCCCAATTCAAAGCGCTGGAAAGCGATTATCTGGCCATTTTGGAGCGCAAGCCGCAAGCACTCGCTGCACTCAAGCCGCAGGTAGGTGTGTCGGCTGCCGCGACTCAAAGCCGTCAGCGCACCACGCGCGATGCCTCTTTATTGGATTCGGATGACGTGGGCGGCAGTACCAGCAGTAGCTACAGCCTGAACGTGAGCAAGTCACTGTACAACAAAGCCCTGAACGCTCAAGTGGAGCAAGCCGATTCGGTGATTGCGCAAGCCAGTGCCGGTTTGGAAGCTGAACGCGAAGGCTTGATTTTGCGCGTCGCAGAAGCCTACTTTAATTTCCTGTTAGCGCAAGACAATCTCGAATTCGCCCGCACCGAAAAAGATGCCATCAGCCGCCAATTGGAACAAACCCGCGCGTATTTCGACGCAGGCCGTTCCGCTATTACCGATGTCAAAGAAGCGGAATCACGCTACGATTTAGCGGTTGCCCAAGAAATCAATGCGGTTAATCAATTGGATTTAGGGCGCGAACAATTGCGGGTGCTCACTGGCGGTTTCTACCAAACGTTGAATGCTCCAGCGGCTAATCTACCACTGACCGTACCGGCTCCCACCGATATTGAGCAATGGGTAAAAACTGCCAAAGCCAACAACAAACGGCTAATTGCCAGCCAATTCGCGATTCAGTCAGCAAAAACAGTGATTGATATTCAACGCGCAGCCAAGAAACCAGTCGTGGATTTGGTTGCCAAGCAAACGGGAAGCGATACTCAAAGCAGTGCTGAAATAGACCCACAAAACTACGGCGCCAGTGTGGGTGTGCAAGTGAGTATGCCGCTGTACACAGGTGGCAGTACCGATTCCAAAATCCGCGAAGCGCAACACGATTTTCGTCAGGCGCAACAGCGTTTTGAATTCGAGAATCGCACCACCGAACAACAAGCCCGGAATGCATTTTTGACCGTGCAATCCAGCATCAGTCAAGTGAAAGCCAATCAACGCGCCCTGGCTTCGGCAGAAACAGCGGCTGAAGCGACCCAAGCCGGTTTTGAAGTCGGCACCCGTACAGCCGTAGACGTGCTGACGTCATTGCGCAATGTGTTCAGTGCACGTCGCGATTATTCACAAACGCGTTACACGTATTTGCTGAACACGCTGAAACTGCGCCAAGCAGCGGGCACTTTGACCGACAAAGACATTGCCAACATGAATACCTTCATGACCTCGACACCCAAGCAATTGGCCGCAGACTTGCAGCCCAATGCCCCCGCTGCGAATCTTGAAGACAATGGCAGTTTTGAAAGCTATAGCGCCACCCCAACCGCCGCAGCGCAAGCCGACAAGCCTTAA
- a CDS encoding NADH-quinone oxidoreductase subunit M — MMDHPLILLLLLPALGAFILAFLPSGRPDLIRNTAIGVAAMTLMYAASLAQQLDFSNPAIQLATSVVWNPELGTSFSLGVDGLAFPMVLLTTVLVLMALLASHMITHHVKGYYLLMLLLEAATMGVFMAQDWGLFYVFWELVLIPLFFLIDRWGGKNRQTAALNFVLYTMGGSIFMLLALLVLFDATPTHSFTFAAMAEGAKQLSTAEQVLIFSGLLIGFGVKMPLFPLHGWLPLAHVEAPSPVSILLSGILLKMGSYGLLRAIDILPAAAQAMQGLLFTLGVIGLLYGGLLAWRQSDMKKMIAYSSVSHMGVVLIGISTLNVIGMTGAVYQMVAHGLVAGATFMLIGLLYERTHTRDINDYGSLIRITPRFAFLIILAFVGGVGLPSTAGFVAELHVLIGGFEAWGWRIVLLSLGVLITATYSIRTVKQLYTGPMRLDMQQVEDMRPLEMVAAGSLIAGTLLLGFYPAPLLDMLDVSVQHLASRFAILLGQ, encoded by the coding sequence ATGATGGATCACCCGCTCATCCTGCTTTTGCTTCTGCCTGCGTTAGGGGCATTTATCTTGGCATTCTTACCCAGTGGGCGACCGGATTTGATCCGCAATACAGCCATTGGCGTGGCAGCCATGACGCTGATGTATGCCGCGAGCCTTGCCCAACAGCTCGACTTTAGCAACCCCGCGATTCAATTAGCGACCAGCGTGGTCTGGAACCCGGAGCTGGGTACCTCGTTTTCCTTGGGTGTGGACGGGCTGGCATTTCCGATGGTGTTACTTACCACCGTGCTGGTACTGATGGCGTTATTGGCCTCGCACATGATCACGCACCATGTCAAAGGCTACTACTTGCTGATGCTCTTGCTGGAAGCCGCCACCATGGGCGTGTTTATGGCGCAAGATTGGGGCTTGTTCTACGTTTTCTGGGAGCTGGTGCTGATTCCGCTGTTTTTCCTAATTGACCGTTGGGGCGGCAAAAATCGGCAAACGGCGGCGCTGAATTTCGTGTTGTATACCATGGGTGGCTCGATTTTCATGCTGTTGGCACTGCTGGTGCTGTTTGATGCGACCCCTACGCATTCGTTTACGTTTGCAGCAATGGCAGAAGGCGCCAAGCAATTGAGTACGGCCGAACAAGTGCTGATTTTCAGCGGCTTACTGATTGGTTTCGGGGTAAAAATGCCCCTGTTCCCGTTGCACGGTTGGCTGCCGTTAGCACACGTCGAAGCGCCCAGCCCCGTGAGTATTCTGCTTTCCGGTATCCTGCTAAAAATGGGTTCGTATGGCTTACTACGCGCCATTGATATTTTACCCGCCGCCGCGCAAGCGATGCAGGGCTTATTGTTTACCTTGGGTGTGATTGGCTTGTTGTACGGCGGCTTATTGGCATGGCGGCAAAGCGATATGAAAAAAATGATCGCGTATTCTTCTGTCAGTCACATGGGGGTGGTGCTGATTGGGATTTCCACCCTAAACGTGATCGGCATGACCGGCGCGGTTTACCAAATGGTGGCACACGGGCTGGTAGCAGGTGCAACGTTTATGCTGATTGGCTTGCTGTATGAACGTACCCATACCCGTGACATCAACGATTACGGCTCATTGATTAGAATCACGCCGCGCTTTGCGTTTCTGATTATTTTGGCTTTTGTCGGGGGCGTGGGCTTGCCGAGTACGGCGGGTTTCGTGGCGGAATTGCACGTTTTGATCGGCGGCTTTGAGGCGTGGGGGTGGCGCATTGTATTGCTGTCGCTGGGTGTGTTGATCACCGCCACTTACAGCATTCGCACGGTCAAACAGCTTTACACTGGCCCGATGCGGCTGGACATGCAGCAAGTCGAAGACATGCGCCCGCTGGAAATGGTCGCCGCCGGAAGCTTGATTGCTGGTACCTTATTGCTGGGCTTTTACCCTGCCCCCTTGCTCGACATGCTCGACGTGTCGGTGCAACACTTGGCAAGCCGCTTCGCAATACTGTTAGGACAATAA
- a CDS encoding DUF2309 domain-containing protein → MTHHSQSHAAQRDYLREAIAGLNAVLPIQAPLQDFVHFNPLENYEYLPFAEALRTAHAHSGSLGYLPNGEYRRFFREGRINRHDIFSVLATEADKVADRDIYLTALANNIKPITFQQMRWQVEENHALERFQADVAFEQREKLLEAAGQDEATAIRALWETCLQKLELHYDLPHPEALLNLRLSDINGIWDQIKQQGQIGASIPDAESFIHAESRHLLHDLLDQVGETLTLRGLLSKLTAVDVMDSLLPLLDRHLASWLDQGIAAFRSRSLSAAEGQTGFYRYWREATLNDPTLTLAGMDDWDDYLRSLHHDPLETICQEMMRLGIDKAHWGGYLRVLALELPGWSGMFNWRAKNPGYYGLTTPVSMEDYLAVRLVLEHIFCRHVARDNWQIDASTTGIRGYFHQHQDEFFVRYHAYNTTLPEFLQQLAQQFLSSQEDIQPADWHQLAHQILTWNLAPETVIPVGTDIYRKAWRLFHLAQHLGMAAPQVAQLETPRIKRLLAILEELDDPNTSGYLWLRAYEHHYQEEIFSALLNKHAEEPPPNLSSPPNAQLIFCMDDREESVRRHLEELAPDLETFGAAGVFGLPNNWRGLDAPRPLKLAQPVVTAVHELREVPATNAQRRLPAHQRRQRWLHWLHKLKNHRMRHSVIGTTLALPLLAPFALLEMVGRSLMPATYQRFISKVQRQTSVPLNTRVAYTAQDALECPSKDHNQQGFSAAEKVTKVATFLKLTGFTSGFASLVVLMAHRSRHLNNPHILGYGCGACSGRFGGPNARAFTSMCNEPEVRAQLVAQHGIHIPDGCWFIASEHDTTSDAIDWFDTDLIPVSHRSVFAHVQQATEQAVRLSAQERCRKFASASPHLTPRQAKRHVEGRAASPDQVRAELGHQGCAVAFIGRRELSKGIFWDRRSFLISYDPHNDPDGKMLEAQLQGNGVVGVGIQMDYYFSRMQNGYFGSGSKATHNLTGLFGVMEGGASDLRTGLAQQMVELHEPMRLLAIAEAEIDTLVAIYQRHDYLRRLLDNGWVLLAAKPPERNEIHVFQPGKGFVQWQGEIHQLPRVQHSQEWYAGQRGYLPPAAVRNTAEVTHG, encoded by the coding sequence ATGACTCATCACAGTCAGTCACACGCCGCACAGCGTGACTATTTGCGTGAAGCCATTGCCGGTCTGAATGCGGTGCTGCCGATTCAAGCGCCGCTGCAAGATTTTGTGCATTTTAATCCGCTGGAAAATTACGAATACCTGCCATTCGCCGAGGCGCTACGCACCGCTCACGCCCACAGTGGCTCACTGGGCTATTTGCCCAATGGCGAATACCGCCGGTTTTTCCGCGAAGGGCGCATCAATCGCCACGATATTTTCAGCGTACTCGCCACCGAAGCCGATAAAGTGGCTGACCGCGACATTTACCTCACTGCGCTGGCGAATAATATTAAGCCGATTACCTTCCAGCAAATGCGCTGGCAAGTAGAAGAAAATCACGCACTGGAACGTTTTCAAGCCGATGTTGCCTTTGAGCAGCGCGAAAAATTACTCGAAGCCGCCGGACAAGACGAAGCGACTGCCATCCGTGCCTTGTGGGAAACTTGCCTGCAAAAGCTGGAACTGCACTACGATTTGCCGCACCCCGAAGCCTTGCTCAACCTGCGCCTCAGCGACATTAACGGCATCTGGGATCAAATCAAGCAACAAGGGCAAATCGGCGCCAGCATCCCCGATGCAGAAAGTTTCATCCACGCTGAAAGCCGCCACCTGCTACACGATTTGCTGGATCAAGTCGGCGAAACCCTCACCTTGCGCGGCTTACTGAGCAAACTTACCGCTGTTGATGTGATGGATTCGCTGCTGCCGCTGCTGGATCGCCATCTGGCAAGCTGGCTCGACCAAGGCATTGCTGCGTTCCGCTCCCGTTCCCTGAGCGCAGCCGAAGGGCAAACTGGCTTCTACCGTTATTGGCGCGAAGCCACCCTCAACGATCCCACCCTCACCCTCGCAGGCATGGACGATTGGGACGATTACCTGCGTTCCCTGCATCACGACCCGCTGGAAACCATCTGTCAAGAAATGATGCGCCTTGGCATCGACAAAGCCCATTGGGGCGGCTACTTGCGGGTATTGGCGCTGGAATTGCCGGGCTGGTCTGGCATGTTCAACTGGCGGGCGAAAAATCCCGGCTATTACGGCTTAACCACGCCGGTGAGCATGGAAGATTACCTCGCGGTGCGTTTGGTGCTGGAACACATCTTCTGCCGCCACGTTGCCCGCGACAACTGGCAAATCGACGCCAGCACCACCGGCATTCGCGGTTATTTCCACCAGCATCAGGATGAGTTTTTTGTTCGCTACCACGCCTACAACACCACCTTGCCGGAATTCCTGCAACAACTCGCCCAGCAATTCTTAAGCAGTCAGGAAGACATTCAACCTGCTGACTGGCATCAACTCGCGCACCAAATCCTAACTTGGAACCTTGCGCCGGAAACCGTGATCCCCGTCGGCACGGACATTTACCGCAAGGCTTGGCGCTTATTCCACCTTGCCCAACACTTGGGCATGGCAGCACCCCAAGTCGCGCAATTGGAAACCCCGCGCATCAAACGCCTGCTGGCGATTCTGGAAGAACTCGACGACCCCAACACCAGCGGCTATTTATGGCTACGAGCGTATGAACACCATTATCAGGAAGAAATTTTCAGCGCCTTGCTGAACAAACACGCGGAAGAACCCCCGCCTAACCTCTCTTCCCCGCCCAATGCGCAACTGATCTTCTGCATGGATGACCGCGAAGAAAGCGTGCGCCGCCATCTGGAAGAACTCGCCCCCGACCTCGAAACCTTCGGCGCGGCGGGCGTATTCGGCTTGCCCAATAACTGGCGCGGGCTGGATGCACCCCGCCCGTTAAAATTGGCACAACCCGTGGTCACAGCGGTTCACGAACTCCGCGAAGTTCCCGCCACGAATGCCCAACGGCGCTTACCCGCCCACCAACGCCGCCAACGCTGGCTCCATTGGTTGCACAAGTTGAAAAATCACCGGATGCGCCACAGCGTCATCGGCACGACCTTGGCATTACCGTTACTCGCCCCGTTTGCTTTGCTGGAAATGGTGGGGCGCAGCCTCATGCCCGCCACCTACCAACGCTTCATCAGCAAGGTACAACGCCAAACCAGTGTGCCACTCAACACCCGCGTGGCTTACACCGCGCAAGACGCATTGGAATGCCCCAGCAAAGACCACAACCAGCAAGGCTTCAGCGCGGCAGAAAAAGTCACCAAAGTCGCCACTTTCCTCAAACTCACCGGCTTTACCAGCGGCTTTGCGTCCTTGGTAGTGCTCATGGCACACCGTTCGCGCCATTTGAACAACCCGCACATTCTCGGCTACGGTTGCGGCGCGTGCAGCGGGCGCTTCGGCGGCCCCAATGCCCGCGCCTTTACCAGCATGTGCAATGAACCGGAAGTGCGGGCGCAATTGGTCGCGCAACACGGCATTCACATTCCTGACGGCTGCTGGTTCATCGCCAGTGAACACGATACCACCAGCGATGCCATCGACTGGTTTGACACCGATTTGATTCCCGTCAGCCATCGAAGCGTGTTTGCGCACGTGCAGCAAGCCACCGAGCAAGCCGTGCGCTTATCCGCGCAGGAACGTTGCCGCAAATTTGCCTCCGCCAGCCCGCACTTGACCCCGCGTCAAGCCAAGCGGCACGTAGAAGGTCGCGCCGCTTCCCCCGATCAAGTACGGGCAGAATTAGGGCATCAAGGTTGTGCGGTCGCCTTCATTGGGCGGCGCGAATTGAGCAAAGGGATTTTCTGGGATCGGCGCTCCTTCCTGATTTCGTATGACCCACACAATGACCCCGATGGCAAAATGTTAGAAGCGCAATTGCAAGGCAATGGCGTGGTCGGGGTCGGGATTCAGATGGACTACTACTTTTCGCGGATGCAAAACGGCTACTTCGGTTCCGGCAGCAAAGCCACCCACAACCTTACTGGCTTGTTTGGGGTCATGGAAGGCGGCGCGAGCGATTTACGCACCGGGCTGGCGCAACAGATGGTGGAATTGCACGAGCCGATGCGCTTACTCGCGATTGCCGAAGCCGAGATTGATACCTTGGTGGCGATTTACCAGCGCCATGATTACTTGCGGCGCTTGCTGGACAATGGCTGGGTATTGCTGGCAGCAAAACCGCCGGAGCGTAACGAAATCCATGTGTTCCAACCGGGCAAGGGCTTTGTGCAATGGCAAGGCGAAATTCATCAATTGCCAAGGGTACAGCATTCACAAGAATGGTACGCGGGGCAACGCGGGTATTTGCCGCCCGCTGCGGTGCGCAATACAGCGGAGGTGACACATGGCTAA
- a CDS encoding NADH-quinone oxidoreductase subunit L: MIFSEIPATSPLLTVLQLFPLLTGLVLIKIRGNAAVALAGIMALAQMLLAISLYIKFDVHQAAGVMQFAERFQILGAFHYHAAVDGIGVMFVLLTSLISLLSVAFVLVRRLHESSILAVMMMIQAVIISQFVTVDLLWFTCMSFLEVIMVGYLTKRWPTFHDIQPTLARYLQFMVVGLLLLVFGTLVLGWNYADANAGRWSFSLYELATLGFGAHDMVGTLVFFALFYAMAVRIPLFPFHGWLPAFMLHGNVAVAPIYLLGLKVGVYGLLRFVFPIVPHAVWEWHMVATVFAATGVFYAAFLAMRQQTLRELLAFAVISHTGILTIGLFSLHRMAFEGAVLLAMNFGLAITGLLLMTGMVWQRTRTTRLSKLGGMMDYIPIVGLAFLVAGLAIVGMPGTPGFDAVHFVLEGSIKRFGALVTVAAALGNLVAAGFLLRAFQQAFLANPGVDTSRWDTQPTYHAETLMAGIVIVVTVSAGFYSAPWIALIDQPIQGLAGLFAEYTGDVPGGEH, from the coding sequence ATGATATTTTCGGAAATTCCAGCAACATCACCGTTATTGACCGTGTTGCAATTGTTCCCGCTACTGACCGGGCTGGTGCTAATCAAAATACGCGGCAATGCGGCGGTGGCCTTGGCGGGCATTATGGCGCTGGCGCAAATGTTGCTGGCAATAAGCTTGTACATCAAGTTTGATGTGCATCAAGCAGCGGGGGTAATGCAGTTTGCCGAACGCTTCCAGATACTCGGCGCGTTTCATTACCACGCAGCGGTGGATGGTATCGGGGTCATGTTTGTGTTGCTGACCAGCTTGATCAGCTTATTGAGTGTGGCGTTTGTTCTGGTGCGGCGCTTGCACGAAAGCTCGATACTGGCGGTGATGATGATGATTCAGGCGGTCATCATCAGCCAGTTTGTGACGGTGGATTTGCTGTGGTTTACCTGCATGTCATTTCTTGAAGTGATTATGGTGGGGTATTTGACCAAACGCTGGCCGACATTCCACGACATTCAACCGACCTTGGCGCGTTACCTGCAATTCATGGTAGTGGGCTTATTGCTGCTGGTGTTTGGCACGCTGGTGTTGGGCTGGAATTACGCGGATGCGAATGCCGGACGCTGGAGTTTCAGCCTGTATGAGCTGGCAACCCTCGGCTTTGGGGCGCACGATATGGTGGGAACCTTGGTGTTTTTCGCCCTGTTTTATGCAATGGCGGTACGGATTCCGTTATTCCCGTTTCACGGCTGGTTGCCTGCGTTTATGTTGCACGGCAATGTGGCGGTCGCACCGATTTACTTGCTGGGCTTGAAAGTGGGGGTCTACGGGCTGTTGCGCTTTGTATTCCCGATTGTGCCTCATGCGGTGTGGGAATGGCACATGGTGGCTACCGTATTCGCGGCAACTGGAGTGTTTTACGCCGCATTTTTGGCAATGCGCCAGCAAACCTTGCGTGAATTATTGGCGTTTGCGGTCATTAGCCATACCGGGATTTTGACAATTGGTTTATTTAGTTTGCATCGCATGGCGTTTGAAGGCGCTGTCTTGCTGGCGATGAATTTTGGATTGGCGATCACTGGCTTGCTGCTGATGACCGGCATGGTGTGGCAACGGACTCGCACCACGCGCTTGAGCAAGCTCGGCGGCATGATGGATTACATCCCGATTGTGGGCTTGGCATTTCTGGTGGCAGGCTTGGCGATTGTGGGAATGCCGGGGACACCGGGGTTTGATGCGGTGCATTTCGTGCTGGAAGGTTCGATTAAGCGCTTCGGTGCATTGGTCACTGTTGCCGCAGCCTTGGGTAACTTGGTGGCGGCGGGCTTTTTGTTACGCGCTTTCCAACAGGCGTTTTTAGCCAATCCGGGGGTGGATACCAGCCGCTGGGATACGCAACCGACTTACCACGCGGAAACACTGATGGCGGGCATTGTGATTGTAGTGACCGTCAGCGCCGGGTTTTATTCCGCGCCGTGGATTGCCTTGATTGATCAGCCCATTCAAGGGTTGGCGGGGCTGTTTGCAGAATACACGGGCGACGTGCCGGGGGGAGAGCATTGA